One window of the Manihot esculenta cultivar AM560-2 chromosome 14, M.esculenta_v8, whole genome shotgun sequence genome contains the following:
- the LOC110630837 gene encoding adenylate kinase 4: MASISASNLEDVPSVDLMTELLRRMKCSTKPDKRLILIGPPGSGKGTQSPIIKDEYCLCHLATGDMLRAAVAAKTPLGVKAKEAMDKGELVSDDLVVGIIDEAMKKPSCQKGFILDGFPRTVVQAQKLDEMLAKQGVKVDKVLNFAIDDVILEERITGRWIHPSSGRTYHTKFSPPNVPGIDDVTGEPLIQRKDDTAAVLKSRLEAFHKQTEPVIDYYKNRGVVADLRAEKPPKEVTSEVQKVLSS; this comes from the exons ATGGCGAGCATCTCAGCCTCGAACTTGGAAGATGTGCCCTCTGTGGATCTCATGACAGAGCTCCTCCGTCGCATGAAGTGCTCCACTAAACCTGATAAGCGCCTCATTCTCAtcg GTCCACCTGGGTCTGGTAAAGGTACTCAATCACCAATTATTAAGGACGAGTACTGCTTATGCCACTTAGCTACTGGTGATATGCTGAGAGCTGCCGTTGCTGCTAAAACCCCACTTGGTGTTAAGGCCAAGGAGGCTATGGACAAG GGTGAACTTGTATCTGATGACTTGGTTGTTGGAATTATTGATGAAGCAATGAAGAAGCCTTCATGCCAGAAAGGTTTCATTCTTGACGGATTTCCTAGAACTGTGGTCCAAGCACAAAAG CTTGATGAGATGCTTGCAAAGCAGGGAGTTAAAGTTGATAAGGTGCTCAATTTTGCAATTGATGATGTAATTTTGGAGGAAAGAATTACTGGTCGCTGGATCCATCCTTCAAGTGGTAGAACCTATCATACAAAATTTTCACCTCCCAATGTTCCTGGCATAGATGAT GTGACTGGAGAGCCTTTGATTCAACGTAAAGATGATACTGCAGCGGTTCTTAAGTCAAGACTTGAGGCATTTCACAAGCAAACTGAACCA GTAATCGATTATTATAAGAACAGGGGTGTAGTTGCGGATCTTCGTGCGGAGAAACCTCCAAAAGAGGTCACATCTGAGGTTCAGAAAGTGCTATCCTCGTAA
- the LOC110630679 gene encoding O-fucosyltransferase 37 yields the protein MARARNTKNPFFTLTPSPVFHLVSASPLTSLLFSPRKSPRNQTKFFALSTATTRTLSLFFLFLFFFTLVGSSILSFIPISRDSVSCSFISPSSPLSFPSRSTSNVLLASLSSGYSSNVNDEPGLAKSVMMPLPAQGVTGNVSKEEREFWAQPDGEGYKPCLDFSIKYRKASARISKEKRKFLVAVVSGGVNQQRNQIVDAVVIARILEVALVVPVLQVNLIWGDDSEFSDIFDVELFKRILQADVRIVSSLPSTHLMSRQSIEHQIPNDVSPFWIRTKFSRKLNEEGLLVLKGLASKLSKNLPPDLQKLRCKVAFHALRFAAPILELGNRLARRMWIEGPYIALHLRLEKDVWVRSGCLTGLGPEYDKIIAEVRESQPEYLTGRLNMSYTERRLAGLCPLNALEIARLLKALGAPRDARIYIAGGEPFGGTRALQPLMSEYQNLVTKDMLAREGELSPYLKKSSAMAAIDYVVSLSSNVFMPSHGGNMGRLMQGHRAYVGHWKCIKPNKRAMIPFYEDSSLSDTEFGSIVRMLHRKSKGKPEPRSNKRDRDVIAYPVPECMCKHSTPIF from the exons ATGGCTAGAGCAAGAAACACCAAGAACCCATTCTTCACACTCACCCCATCACCCGTCTTTCACTTGGTCTCTGCCTCTCCATTAAcatctcttctcttctccccAAGAAAAAGCCCAAGAAACCAAACCAAGTTCTTTGCACTTTCCACAGCGACCACAAGAaccctctctctcttttttctctttctcttttttttcacTCTCGTGGGTTCTTCCATACTCAGCTTCATACCCATTTCTCGAGATTCAGTCTCATGTTCTTTCATCTCTCCCTCATCTCCGCTTTCATTTCCTTCCAGATCAACTTCAAACGTGCTTTTAGCTTCTCTTTCTTCAGGATATTCTTCGAATGTGAATGATGAGCCTGGACTAGCGAAGAGTGTTATGATGCCATTACCGGCTCAAGGGGTTACTGGAAATGTGTCGAAAGAAGAGAGAGAGTTCTGGGCGCAGCCTGATGGGGAAGGGTACAAACCATGCTTGGATTTCAGTATCAAATACCGAAAGGCATCTGCAAGAATTTCGAAGGAGAAGAGAAAATTCTTGGTGGCAGTAGTCTCAGGGGGAGTGAACCAGCAGAGGAATCAGATTGTTGATGCTGTTGTTATTGCGAGAATTCTTGAAGTAGCTCTGGTTGTGCCAGTTCTGCAGGTTAATCTGATTTGGGGCGATGACAG CGAATTCTCTGATATTTTTGACGTAGAACTTTTCAAGAGGATTTTACAAGCTGATGTACGAATTGTATCATCTCTTCCCTCCACTCATTTGATGTCCAGACAGTCCATTGAACATCAGATTCCTAATGATGTTTCACCATTTTGGATCCGTACCAAATTCTCTAGAAAG CTGAATGAAGAAGGTCTTCTTGTACTGAAAGGGCTAGCCTCTAAGCTCTCCAAGAATCTGCCACCTGATCTACAGAAACTTCGGTGCAAG GTAGCCTTCCATGCGCTCAGATTTGCCGCCCCAATTCTGGAACTAGGGAATCGGCTTGCAAGGAGGATGTGGATTGAAGGTCCATATATTGCCCTCCATCTCCGGTTGGAGAAGGATGTCTGGGTCAGAAGTGGATGTCTCACTGGTTTAGGCCCAGAATACGACAAAATTATTGCTGAAGTTCGGGAGTCTCAACCCGAATACCTGACTGGAAGGCTAAACATGAGCTACACTGAGCGAAGACTCGCTGGTCTTTGTCCCCTCAATGCATTAGAAATAGCAAG gcttttaaaGGCTTTAGGGGCCCCAAGGGATGCACGAATATACATTGCAGGAGGGGAGCCATTTGGTGGTACTCGAGCTTTGCAGCCACTTATGTCAGAATATCAAAATCTTGTGACCAAGGACATGCTGGCAAGAGAAGGAGAACTCTCACCTTATCTCAAAAAATCCTCGGCTATGGCTGCCATTGACTATGTTGTTTCATTAAGCAGCAATGTCTTTATGCCATCCCATGGGGGAAACATGGGGAGGCTCATGCAG GGCCACCGTGCCTATGTGGGACATTGGAAATGCATAAAACCGAACAAGCGAGCAATGATTCCTTTCTATGAAGATTCTTCCCTTTCAGATACAGAATTTGGAAGTATAGTGAGGATGCTTCACAGGAAATCAAAGGGCAAGCCCGAGCCGAGAAGTAACAAGAGAGACAGAGATGTAATTGCATACCCAGTACCTGAATGCATGTGCAAGCACAGCACACCCATTTTTTGA
- the LOC110599978 gene encoding beta-glucosidase 24 isoform X1: protein MAFSSTNSNWVLHILVRICAMLSLACTFSVLATASRALGLPLMVESQIALNFDIETSIRRTNFPSDFLFGASTAALQIEGSTKSEGRARSIWDTYLENHRDKVIDGSNMDTAIDSYKRYKEDMEHLKNLGVDAYRFSISWTRILPDGTLSGGVNQEAIDHYNKMIDMLIEYGIKPFATLFHFDSPQALDEKYGGFLSSSIVGDFQDYSEVCFRTFGDRVKNWITINEPLMIAQLGYDLGIAPPGRCSGRANCEAGNSSTEPYIVSHNLLLAHAAAARLYKNKYQAKQGGEIGISLVGQYYEPYSESLDDKAAQERALDFQLGWYMEPLVYGDYPNIMRELVKDRLPIFTEHEKKLVKDSFDFIGINYYTSIYAKAIPIDPNATHTSYTDDQFIYATAESKDGELIGPKFEGMNIYVYPEGLQKVLELIKEKYQSPKIYITENGITEARNDNRGLVEALDDLHRIEYIQRHLYRVHKAIKNGVNVRGYFYWSLFDSFEWLGGYTIRFGLYYIDYKDNLKRIPKVSSMWYHHFLQGGRKQAY, encoded by the exons ATGGCGTTTTCATCAACCAATTCAAATTGGGTTTTACATATTCTTGTTCGGATTTGTGCCATGTTGTCGCTAGCCTGCACCTTCTCTGTGTTGG CAACTGCGTCAAGAGCACTAGGATTACCGCTGATGGTGGAATCACAGATTGCGTTGAACTTTGATATTGAGACAAGTATTAGGAGAACAAACTTTCCTAGTGATTTCTTGTTTGGAGCTTCTACTGCTGCTCTGCAG ATCGAAGGATCAACCAAGAGTGAAGGGAGAGCGCGGAGCATTTGGGACACCTACCTGGAAAACCACAGAG ATAAAGTGATTGATGGAAGTAACATGGATACTGCAATTGATTCTTACAAGCGCTACAAG GAAGATATGGAGCATCTCAAGAACCTTGGAGTAGATGCTTATAGATTTTCCATCTCCTGGACCAGGATTCTTCCCG ATGGAACTTTGAGTGGTGGGGTGAACCAAGAGGCAATTGATCACTACAACAAGATGATTGATATGTTAATAGAATATG GTATCAAACCTTTTGCGACTCTGTTTCACTTTGACTCTCCTCAAGCCTTGGATGAGAAGTATGGTGGCTTCTTGAGCAGTTCAATTGT GGGTGATTTCCAGGACTATAGTGAAGTTTGTTTCAGAACTTTTGGAGACAGGGTAAAAAATTGGATTACAATCAACGAACCACTAATGATTGCACAGCTTGGCTACGACCTAGGGATTGCTCCCCCAGGCAGGTGTTCAGGACGAGCCAATTGTGAAGCTGGGAATTCATCCACTGAGCCTTACATTGTATCCCATAATCTTCTACTCGCCCATGCAGCTGCCGCCAGGCTTTATAAAAACAAGTACCAA GCAAAACAAGGGGGAGAAATTGGAATTTCCCTTGTAGGGCAATATTATGAGCCCTATTCTGAATCATTGGATGATAAAGCTGCACAAGAAAGAGCTTTGGACTTTCAGTTGGGATG GTATATGGAACCATTAGTGTATGGAGATTATCCTAATATCATGAGAGAATTGGTGAAGGACAGGCTTCCAATCTTCACCGAGCATGAGAAGAAGCTAGTGAAGGACTCTTTTGATTTTATTGGCATAAACTACTATACGTCAATTTATGCCAAAGCCATCCCAATAGATCCAAATGCTACGCATACCAGTTACACTGACGACCAATTTATATATGCCACAG CAGAGAGCAAAGATGGAGAACTTATTGGCCCAAAG TTTGAAGGGATGAACATTTATGTGTACCCAGAAGGACTTCAGAAAGTATTGGAGTTGATCAAGGAAAAGTACCAAAGCCCTAAAATCTACATCACCGAGAATG GGATTACTGAAGCACGGAACGACAACCGTGGACTAGTTGAAGCATTGGATGACCTGCATCGAATTGAATATATTCAACGGCATTTATATCGAGTTCACAAAGCAatcaa GAATGGGGTGAATGTGAGAGGATATTTCTACTGGAGTCTGTTTGATTCATTTGAATGGTTAGGGGGCTACACGATAAGATTTGGGCTCTACTATATAGATTATAAGGACAATCTTAAGCGTATCCCCAAAGTTTCTTCAATGTGGTATCATCATTTCTTGCAAGGTGGTAGAAAGCAGGCATATTAA
- the LOC110599978 gene encoding beta-glucosidase 24 isoform X2 codes for MAFSSTNSNWVLHILVRICAMLSLACTFSVLATASRALGLPLMVESQIALNFDIETSIRRTNFPSDFLFGASTAALQIEGSTKSEGRARSIWDTYLENHRDKVIDGSNMDTAIDSYKRYKEDMEHLKNLGVDAYRFSISWTRILPDGTLSGGVNQEAIDHYNKMIDMLIEYGIKPFATLFHFDSPQALDEKYGGFLSSSIVGDFQDYSEVCFRTFGDRVKNWITINEPLMIAQLGYDLGIAPPGRCSGRANCEAGNSSTEPYIVSHNLLLAHAAAARLYKNKYQAKQGGEIGISLVGQYYEPYSESLDDKAAQERALDFQLGWYMEPLVYGDYPNIMRELVKDRLPIFTEHEKKLVKDSFDFIGINYYTSIYAKAIPIDPNATHTSYTDDQFIYATESKDGELIGPKFEGMNIYVYPEGLQKVLELIKEKYQSPKIYITENGITEARNDNRGLVEALDDLHRIEYIQRHLYRVHKAIKNGVNVRGYFYWSLFDSFEWLGGYTIRFGLYYIDYKDNLKRIPKVSSMWYHHFLQGGRKQAY; via the exons ATGGCGTTTTCATCAACCAATTCAAATTGGGTTTTACATATTCTTGTTCGGATTTGTGCCATGTTGTCGCTAGCCTGCACCTTCTCTGTGTTGG CAACTGCGTCAAGAGCACTAGGATTACCGCTGATGGTGGAATCACAGATTGCGTTGAACTTTGATATTGAGACAAGTATTAGGAGAACAAACTTTCCTAGTGATTTCTTGTTTGGAGCTTCTACTGCTGCTCTGCAG ATCGAAGGATCAACCAAGAGTGAAGGGAGAGCGCGGAGCATTTGGGACACCTACCTGGAAAACCACAGAG ATAAAGTGATTGATGGAAGTAACATGGATACTGCAATTGATTCTTACAAGCGCTACAAG GAAGATATGGAGCATCTCAAGAACCTTGGAGTAGATGCTTATAGATTTTCCATCTCCTGGACCAGGATTCTTCCCG ATGGAACTTTGAGTGGTGGGGTGAACCAAGAGGCAATTGATCACTACAACAAGATGATTGATATGTTAATAGAATATG GTATCAAACCTTTTGCGACTCTGTTTCACTTTGACTCTCCTCAAGCCTTGGATGAGAAGTATGGTGGCTTCTTGAGCAGTTCAATTGT GGGTGATTTCCAGGACTATAGTGAAGTTTGTTTCAGAACTTTTGGAGACAGGGTAAAAAATTGGATTACAATCAACGAACCACTAATGATTGCACAGCTTGGCTACGACCTAGGGATTGCTCCCCCAGGCAGGTGTTCAGGACGAGCCAATTGTGAAGCTGGGAATTCATCCACTGAGCCTTACATTGTATCCCATAATCTTCTACTCGCCCATGCAGCTGCCGCCAGGCTTTATAAAAACAAGTACCAA GCAAAACAAGGGGGAGAAATTGGAATTTCCCTTGTAGGGCAATATTATGAGCCCTATTCTGAATCATTGGATGATAAAGCTGCACAAGAAAGAGCTTTGGACTTTCAGTTGGGATG GTATATGGAACCATTAGTGTATGGAGATTATCCTAATATCATGAGAGAATTGGTGAAGGACAGGCTTCCAATCTTCACCGAGCATGAGAAGAAGCTAGTGAAGGACTCTTTTGATTTTATTGGCATAAACTACTATACGTCAATTTATGCCAAAGCCATCCCAATAGATCCAAATGCTACGCATACCAGTTACACTGACGACCAATTTATATATGCCACAG AGAGCAAAGATGGAGAACTTATTGGCCCAAAG TTTGAAGGGATGAACATTTATGTGTACCCAGAAGGACTTCAGAAAGTATTGGAGTTGATCAAGGAAAAGTACCAAAGCCCTAAAATCTACATCACCGAGAATG GGATTACTGAAGCACGGAACGACAACCGTGGACTAGTTGAAGCATTGGATGACCTGCATCGAATTGAATATATTCAACGGCATTTATATCGAGTTCACAAAGCAatcaa GAATGGGGTGAATGTGAGAGGATATTTCTACTGGAGTCTGTTTGATTCATTTGAATGGTTAGGGGGCTACACGATAAGATTTGGGCTCTACTATATAGATTATAAGGACAATCTTAAGCGTATCCCCAAAGTTTCTTCAATGTGGTATCATCATTTCTTGCAAGGTGGTAGAAAGCAGGCATATTAA
- the LOC110599978 gene encoding beta-glucosidase 24 isoform X3: MISTASRALGLPLMVESQIALNFDIETSIRRTNFPSDFLFGASTAALQIEGSTKSEGRARSIWDTYLENHRDKVIDGSNMDTAIDSYKRYKEDMEHLKNLGVDAYRFSISWTRILPDGTLSGGVNQEAIDHYNKMIDMLIEYGIKPFATLFHFDSPQALDEKYGGFLSSSIVGDFQDYSEVCFRTFGDRVKNWITINEPLMIAQLGYDLGIAPPGRCSGRANCEAGNSSTEPYIVSHNLLLAHAAAARLYKNKYQAKQGGEIGISLVGQYYEPYSESLDDKAAQERALDFQLGWYMEPLVYGDYPNIMRELVKDRLPIFTEHEKKLVKDSFDFIGINYYTSIYAKAIPIDPNATHTSYTDDQFIYATAESKDGELIGPKFEGMNIYVYPEGLQKVLELIKEKYQSPKIYITENGITEARNDNRGLVEALDDLHRIEYIQRHLYRVHKAIKNGVNVRGYFYWSLFDSFEWLGGYTIRFGLYYIDYKDNLKRIPKVSSMWYHHFLQGGRKQAY; encoded by the exons ATGATTT CAACTGCGTCAAGAGCACTAGGATTACCGCTGATGGTGGAATCACAGATTGCGTTGAACTTTGATATTGAGACAAGTATTAGGAGAACAAACTTTCCTAGTGATTTCTTGTTTGGAGCTTCTACTGCTGCTCTGCAG ATCGAAGGATCAACCAAGAGTGAAGGGAGAGCGCGGAGCATTTGGGACACCTACCTGGAAAACCACAGAG ATAAAGTGATTGATGGAAGTAACATGGATACTGCAATTGATTCTTACAAGCGCTACAAG GAAGATATGGAGCATCTCAAGAACCTTGGAGTAGATGCTTATAGATTTTCCATCTCCTGGACCAGGATTCTTCCCG ATGGAACTTTGAGTGGTGGGGTGAACCAAGAGGCAATTGATCACTACAACAAGATGATTGATATGTTAATAGAATATG GTATCAAACCTTTTGCGACTCTGTTTCACTTTGACTCTCCTCAAGCCTTGGATGAGAAGTATGGTGGCTTCTTGAGCAGTTCAATTGT GGGTGATTTCCAGGACTATAGTGAAGTTTGTTTCAGAACTTTTGGAGACAGGGTAAAAAATTGGATTACAATCAACGAACCACTAATGATTGCACAGCTTGGCTACGACCTAGGGATTGCTCCCCCAGGCAGGTGTTCAGGACGAGCCAATTGTGAAGCTGGGAATTCATCCACTGAGCCTTACATTGTATCCCATAATCTTCTACTCGCCCATGCAGCTGCCGCCAGGCTTTATAAAAACAAGTACCAA GCAAAACAAGGGGGAGAAATTGGAATTTCCCTTGTAGGGCAATATTATGAGCCCTATTCTGAATCATTGGATGATAAAGCTGCACAAGAAAGAGCTTTGGACTTTCAGTTGGGATG GTATATGGAACCATTAGTGTATGGAGATTATCCTAATATCATGAGAGAATTGGTGAAGGACAGGCTTCCAATCTTCACCGAGCATGAGAAGAAGCTAGTGAAGGACTCTTTTGATTTTATTGGCATAAACTACTATACGTCAATTTATGCCAAAGCCATCCCAATAGATCCAAATGCTACGCATACCAGTTACACTGACGACCAATTTATATATGCCACAG CAGAGAGCAAAGATGGAGAACTTATTGGCCCAAAG TTTGAAGGGATGAACATTTATGTGTACCCAGAAGGACTTCAGAAAGTATTGGAGTTGATCAAGGAAAAGTACCAAAGCCCTAAAATCTACATCACCGAGAATG GGATTACTGAAGCACGGAACGACAACCGTGGACTAGTTGAAGCATTGGATGACCTGCATCGAATTGAATATATTCAACGGCATTTATATCGAGTTCACAAAGCAatcaa GAATGGGGTGAATGTGAGAGGATATTTCTACTGGAGTCTGTTTGATTCATTTGAATGGTTAGGGGGCTACACGATAAGATTTGGGCTCTACTATATAGATTATAAGGACAATCTTAAGCGTATCCCCAAAGTTTCTTCAATGTGGTATCATCATTTCTTGCAAGGTGGTAGAAAGCAGGCATATTAA
- the LOC110599980 gene encoding mitochondrial pyruvate carrier 1 — MASFRAFLNSPVGPKTTHFWGPIANWGFVVAGLVDMNKPPEMISGNMTGAMCVYSALFMRFAWMVQPRNYLLLACHASNETVQLYQLSRWAKGQGYLSSEADKKERGSSE, encoded by the exons ATGGCTTCATTTAGAGCATTCTTGAACAGTCCAGTTGGTCCAAAAACAACTCATTTCTGGGGCCCTATTGCCAACTGGGGATTCGTAGTTGCT GGCTTGGTGGACATGAACAAACCCCCAGAGATGATTTCTGGAAATATGACAGGAG CTATGTGTGTTTATTCAGCATTGTTCATGAGGTTTGCATGGATGGTACAACCTCGCAACTATCTACTTCTAGCATGCCATGCTTCAAACGAGACTGTGCAACTCTATCAACTCTCCCGTTGGGCAAAGGGCCAGGG GTACCTATCGTCGGAGGCAGATAAAAAAGAGAGAGGCTCATCAGAGTAA